In the Streptomyces sp. f51 genome, one interval contains:
- a CDS encoding alkaline phosphatase D family protein, whose protein sequence is MAHRPFSSFPGRRSVLRGSLAASAALALPTTLGSAPAFALSGRPQAGWGVQAGDVTAESGLVWVRSDRPARMIVETSPTASFRAPRRWHGPLLGADTDFTGTTRLRGLPAGEQIHYRVLLADPDDPRRTGEPVGGTFRTAPHGRRGGVRFLWSGDLAGQGWGINPDIGGYRIYDAMARLDPDFFLCSGDNIYADGPIAATAALPDGSTWRNITTEEKSKVAESLAEFRGNFRYNLLDENLKRFNAQVPSVIQWDDHEVRNNWYPGEVVATTDTRYTEKSVDVLAARARRAFSEYFPVSTLRPGDQDGRVHRVVRHGPLLDLFVLDMRTYRDANSPDNQTTDPQGILGAAQLEWLKRELSRSRAVWKVIAADMPLGLVVPDATEGQPNFEAVAQGEPGRPLGRELQLAELLRFIKHRRITGTVWLTADVHHTSAQHYQPSRAAFTDFEPFWEFVSGPLNAGAFPASALDDTFGPERVFVKAPVASNVSPAGGYQFFGEVDIDGDSGELTVRLREQDGSVLFTQVLQPGRVGQ, encoded by the coding sequence ATGGCGCACCGTCCGTTCAGCTCGTTCCCCGGCCGCCGCAGCGTGCTGCGCGGCTCCCTCGCCGCTTCGGCGGCCCTGGCCCTGCCCACCACGCTCGGCTCGGCGCCCGCGTTCGCCCTGTCCGGCCGGCCCCAGGCGGGCTGGGGCGTCCAGGCCGGAGACGTGACCGCCGAGTCGGGTCTGGTGTGGGTCCGCTCCGACCGGCCCGCCCGGATGATCGTCGAGACCTCGCCGACCGCGTCCTTCCGTGCCCCGCGCAGATGGCACGGCCCGCTCCTCGGCGCGGACACGGACTTCACGGGGACGACCCGGCTGCGCGGTCTGCCCGCGGGCGAACAGATCCACTACCGCGTCCTGCTCGCCGACCCCGACGACCCCCGGCGCACCGGCGAGCCGGTGGGCGGGACGTTCCGTACGGCTCCGCACGGGCGCCGGGGCGGCGTACGTTTCCTGTGGTCGGGCGACCTGGCGGGACAGGGCTGGGGCATCAACCCGGACATCGGCGGATACCGCATCTACGACGCGATGGCCCGGCTCGACCCCGATTTCTTCCTGTGCAGCGGCGACAACATCTACGCGGACGGACCGATCGCCGCGACGGCCGCGCTCCCCGACGGGAGCACCTGGCGGAACATCACGACCGAGGAGAAGTCCAAGGTCGCCGAGTCCCTGGCGGAGTTCCGCGGCAACTTCCGCTACAACCTGCTCGACGAGAACCTCAAACGGTTCAACGCCCAGGTGCCCTCCGTCATCCAGTGGGACGACCACGAGGTGCGCAACAACTGGTACCCGGGGGAGGTGGTCGCCACCACGGACACGCGGTACACGGAGAAGAGCGTGGACGTCCTGGCGGCCCGGGCCCGGCGCGCGTTCAGCGAGTACTTCCCGGTGTCGACGCTGCGGCCCGGCGACCAGGACGGACGGGTGCACCGGGTCGTGCGCCACGGTCCGCTCCTCGACCTGTTCGTCCTCGACATGCGCACCTACCGCGACGCCAACTCCCCCGACAACCAGACGACCGATCCGCAGGGCATCCTCGGCGCCGCGCAGCTGGAGTGGCTGAAGCGCGAGCTGTCCCGCTCACGGGCCGTGTGGAAGGTGATCGCCGCGGACATGCCGCTCGGCCTGGTCGTCCCGGACGCGACCGAGGGGCAGCCGAACTTCGAGGCCGTGGCCCAGGGCGAACCCGGTCGGCCGCTCGGACGTGAGCTCCAACTGGCCGAGCTGCTGCGGTTCATCAAGCACCGGCGGATCACGGGCACCGTGTGGCTCACCGCCGACGTGCACCACACCTCGGCGCAGCACTACCAGCCGTCGCGGGCCGCGTTCACGGACTTCGAGCCGTTCTGGGAGTTCGTGTCGGGGCCGCTCAACGCGGGAGCCTTCCCCGCCAGCGCGCTGGACGACACCTTCGGTCCGGAGCGGGTGTTCGTGAAGGCTCCCGTCGCCTCGAACGTCTCGCCCGCCGGCGGCTACCAGTTCTTCGGCGAGGTCGACATCGACGGCGATAGTGGGGAACTGACGGTGCGTCTGCGCGAACAGGACGGGAGCGTGCTGTTCACGCAGGTGCTCCAGCCGGGGCGCGTCGGCCAATAG